The Marivirga tractuosa DSM 4126 genome contains the following window.
ATAATATTATAAATGAGAAAGGAATTATGGTAGCACCAGATATTTTAGCAAATGCTGGTGGTGTGACCGTTTCTTATTTTGAGTGGGTGCAAAACCGATTAGGTTACAAATGGACTCGTGAGCGTGTAAACAGACGTTCGGACAGAATTATGAAAGATGCGTTTGAAGCTGTTTATAAAACTTCCCAAGAATATGATGTGCCGATGAGAATTGCAGCGTATATAGTAGCAATTGATAAAGTAGCACAGACTTATAAATATCGAGGTGGATATTAATTTATTGTTTTAAGAAATATTCGATATAGTTAAAAGCGCAGGAGACTGCGCTTTTTTTGTGAATTGTGAATTTCCTACTTCATTTGTTCCGTGCGTTACCCCTTTGAAGAAAGGGGGCTTTTCATATTGAAACGAAGTTTCAATTATTCTGCCCACCTAAAATCACTACTCTTCCATAGCTGGTTGGACACCTGGTATCTACGGAAGCGGCAATTGATATTTTAACTGCAGGTTAAAATGGAAAGATACCCGTCTCCATGGGTAATGACGTTCTAATCTAATTGGGTAGTAAAAATTCAGATAATTTACTTTGTTCAAGCTTATTTTAAAACGAATTTTCACACATAATTAACAATTACCTCATGAAATCAATTCATTAGTAATTATATTTGATTGTTTTTTAAATTAGAATTATGACTTTACATAAAGAAGGAAGGAAAATTTTATTTTTCTCATTGATTATATTCGTTGGAGTATTCTTTTTATTTGAATATGCACTGGATACTCCCACATGGGTGAATAATGCGGTATTAGTTGCTTTAATAGTGCTTTACTTGGTGATTCTGCAATTTTTTCGAAGTCCGAAATTCATTATTAATAAGGATGAGAAACACGTATTAGCGCCAGCCGATGGAAAAGTGGTGGTAATTGAAGACACCGAAGAGCAAGAATATTTTAAGGGGAAAAGAAAACAGATTTCCATTTTCATGTCTCCTGTTAATGTGCATGTAAACCGCAGCCCAATTTCAGGTGTAGTTAAATTTTGTAAATACCATGCAGGAAAATATTTAGTAGCTTGGCATCCAAAATCAAGTACTGAAAATGAAAGAACTACCATTGTGGTAGAAACTGCCAATGGTGTTGAAGTACTTTTCAGACAAATTGCCGGAGCTATGGCAAGAAGAATTAAATGGTATGTAAATGAGGGTGATATGGTGGAGCAAGGAGGAGAGTTCGGCTTTATCAAATTCGGTTCTAGAGTAGATATATATTTACCTTTAGATTCGGAAGTAAAAGTTAACATTGGAGATAAAACCAAAGGAGGTAGAACTGTAATTGCAGAATTGAAATCCTAAATTTGAAGACCAAAAAGACCATAGGCAGAATTGACAAACTCGATTTACCAGAGCTAGGGTTAGAAAAAGTTCAGGCTAAAATTGATACGGGGGCTTATACATCTGCAATCCACTGCTCTAAAATTCATATAGAAAAAGCTAAAGATGGCACCGATTTATTGGTTTATACAATAAGTGGAAAGCGTTTAGGTCAAGGAATGAAAGCTAAAAAATTCAAAACAGCTGATTTCAAATTGAAGCGTATTAAAAGTTCTAATGGACAAGTACAGGAGCGCTATGTGGTGAAAACAAAAATTAAGATTTTCAATAAAATATATAATACAGAATTTTCCCTATCAGACCGTAGTCACATGAAAAACCCGATTTTATTGGGTAGGAAATTATTGAGTGGTAGATTTGTGGTGGACGTAACAGAAGAAAATCTTTCGTATCAGTATCATCAAAACGGTCGTTGACTGACTTTTTACTGAGGTCAAACTGAGCATTGATTTATTTTTGAACCAAAGCACGAAATTTTTACAATTAATAAAATGAATATTAGAATTGGCACCCGAGGCAGTAAGCTTGCATTATGGCAAGCCGAATATGTAAAGACTCGAATTGAGAAAGCTGGACATACTGCTGAGATTAAAATCATTCAAACGAAAGGGGACAAAATTTTGGATGTAGCCATTTCCAAAATAGGGAGCAAGGGAGTTTTCACTGAAGAAATTGAAGCCCAGCTAGAAGATGGAAATATTGATATTGCGGTGCATAGTGCCAAAGATATGCAATCTGAACTCCCTCAAGGCTTTGATTTAATTGCTTTTACGGAAAGAGAAAAAGTCAATGATGTCTTGGTTTCCCATAAAGATTCTATAGATATTAATGATAAAGATAACCCTATTGTCATTGGAACATCTTCTACAAGAAGAATTGCCACTCTGAAGCATTTTTATCCTCATATCAAAACAGTGGATATCCGAGGAAATCTACAAACCAGAATCCGAAAAATGGAGGAAGGTTTGTGCGATGCTATTTTGCTTGCATATGCAGGAGTTCATAGAATGGAATATGATGATAAAATCAAATTAGAGCTGTCTACCCAAGAATTTATTCCTGCTGTTGGACAAGGTTCTGTTGCTATTGAGGTACATGAAAGTATAGAAGATGATAAAAAGCAGATGTTGAGATTTGCTCTAAACCATAGAAATACAGAATACTGCCTGCGGGCAGAAAGAGCCTATTTACGTCATTTACAAGGAGGATGTAGCATTCCTGTTTTCGGATTAGCAACCTTAAATTCTAATTCAATTGAAATGGAAGCAGGAATAATCAGTTTAGATGGGCAAGAAAGAATTTCGATGAAGTTAACGGATGAAACTTCCCGAGCAGAAGAATTAGGGACATTAATAGCTCGTCAAATTTTGAAAAAAGGTGGCGACAAAGTTTTAAAAGAAATTAGAGAACAACTTTCAGAAGATTAAAAAAATGAAAAACAGAAACAGTTTAGTAGTAGCATTTTCCTTACTAATAGTGATGGCTTCTTGCCAAACTTCAAAAGATTCAGTAGTTGTATTTCATACAAAATATGGTGATATGACAGCTATTCTTTACGAAGAAACCCCAAGACACAAAGAAAATTTTCTTGAGCTAGTAGAATCAGGTAAATATGATAGCACTATTTTTCATAGAGTAATTGAAAACTTTATGGTACAAGGCGGAGATGTGAACAAAAAAGAAGGAGTTGAAGATGAAGATAAAGTAAGTTATACTATTGATGAAGAGATTCATCCAGACTTTTGGCATGTGAAAGGAGCCTTAGCTGCAGCTCGTCAAGGAGATAATGTTAATCCTGAGAAAAAGTCTAGCGGCTCACAATTTTACATAGTTCATGGGCAAAAATTTACAGAACAAGATTTACTTCAACTGCCAGAAGGAAGACTATATCAGCAAAAGCAAATGAAATTACGAGAGCTTTTGGGTATGAAAAAATATGCAAGTGTCAGAAATGAAGTGATTGAAATGCAAAAAGCCAAGGATATGGAAGGTTTGCAAAACTTCATGGAAACCATGGCAGATTCACTGGTGGAAAAGGAATTTGGTAAATTAGAACTGTACGAATATTCTGATGCTCAAATTGAAGATTATAAAACAATAGGAGGTGCGCCACACCTGGATGGAGAATATACTGTATTCGGAAAAATAGTAGAAGGCTTGAATGTGGTGGATTCTATAGCCGCTGTAAGAACTGCTGCTGCTAATAAGCCAGTGAAGGATATCTTCATGACTGCAGAAATTGAAAAAATGTCAAAAAAGAAAATTACCGAACAGTACGGTTACGAATATCCTAAAGAAGAAAAATGAAAATATTAATTACAGGTTCTAACGGGTTATTGGGTCAAAAATTAGTCAAACTAATCATTGCTAACGGAGGGCATGAATTAATCGCCACTGCCAGAGGTAAAAATCGACTGCCAAAAGAATCTGGTTATATTTTTGAAAGCCTAGACATTACCAGTGAACAGGAAGTTCGATCTGTGATAATGAATCATCGACCAGATGTCATCATTAATACAGCAGCCATGACTAATGTAGATCAATGTGAGACCGAACAAGAGGATTGCTGGAAATTAAATGTAACGGCAGTAAAACACTTACTTAAGGCTTCGGAAGCTTGTAATGCTTTCTTTCTACAACTGTCCACAGATTTCATTTTTGATGGAGAAGATGGTCCTTATACTGAAGAGGCAATAGCTAATCCTGTAAGCTATTATGGCGAAAGTAAATTAGCAGCTGAGCAATTGATCTTAGAAAGTAAAATCGATTGGGCAATTGCAAGAACTGTATTGGTTTATGGAATTGCTCATGACATGAGCCGCTCTAATATCATTCTTTGGGTTAAGAAATCTCTGGAAGAAGGTAAAGATATTCAAGTTGTGGATGACCAATGGAGAACCCCAACTCTTGCAGAAGATTTGGCCAAAGGATGCTTGCTGATTGCTGAAAAGAAAGCGAAAGGAATTTATAATATTTCAGGGGATGATTTACTAACTCCCTATGAAATGGCAGTTAAAACAGCTGAATTTTTTAATTTGCCTCAAACTAGCATGACCAAATCGGACAGCACTAAGTTTAAACAGACTGCTAAACGCCCTCCTAAAACAGGTTTTATTTTAGATAAAGCTAAAAGAGATTTAGGCTTTAAACCTCATTCTTTTGAGGAGGGGATTCAGGTATTAGCCGAGCAGATTAAGTAGATAATCTTCTGTTAATTGGAGATCAGTTAAATGCAGTTGAAATTGATCTTGCAAGAATCAAAACTAAAATTCTCTAAGTATTTGTTTGTCGAAACAAAATAAGGCTTAGTGGAAAATAAGCTATATTTATCTAATTGGGTTAAACATTAAGCTTGAACAAAGCATCTATCAGTTGAAAAAAATAGTAAGATGCTTATGCCAACTTTTAGTATTGTTTATAAAGATGACACCACTCAAGACTTTGAAGCAGATAGCAAGGAATCTTTGATCCGAGATTTTAGCATTAATGATGCTACTGCTTTCCAAAATGATGTGAAAGAAATCCACTGGAAAGACCATCAACATCAGTTTGTTGAAGAGATTTCCAGTGGAAAAGTGATAAAAAGGCCTATAGTTATTGAGAAATAAAATCTATGAATGGTTTACTTTACATAAACTAATTTTATCCCTTCATATTTATTTTCCAATACTAATTGATTTGCTGTGACTTTTGATATGGCAAATTTCTCAATGGTTTTACTTCCTCCAGAATGATACTGAACTAAAACAAAATCTATTTCCTTTTCTTTTGGATTTCGACTTTGCTCATCAAAATACTTCCATTCTGCGTAATTGATATTATGCATTTTTCGATAACCGCCTTGATAAAATAGACTGCCATCAGACATCAACGTAATTTTAATAGGTTTTCCTTCTAATTTACCTTTTTCGTAATTACTTGTTTGGTCAATTCCATCCTTGAAATACTCTGAAAAAACCCATGTGTCAACAACAGCTGAAAACTCACTTGGAATATTGGCAGGAGCCTCTTCGTTGGCGGCAGGTTCCGTTGCAGCGCTAAGGTTTTTCTGTACCCTGTCTACTTCTTCGAATATATATTTTATCTTGTTAGGAAAATTTTCTTCGTACCAAAGGTTATACTCCCTGATAATGGCATCTAGGTCTCTAGCCCTATACCCGTCTTCTTTATCCAGAATTTTTTGAGCCATTTCCTTATTTTCCTTTACCAATTGGCTCATTTTAGTCTTGAAATTAAGGCTAAGTGAAATGGTGCTTTCAGGGCTTAATCCCGTCTTTTGAATTAAATCGGTGGTGAGGTAATTTCCTGTTTTATCTCTGGCTACCCTGCCAAGTTTATTTATCGCTCCTTCTACTAATAGTATATCCCAAAACTCACCTGTAAATACAAATAATTGACCACCAACATAAAAGGCTTCCGCTGCATTGGGTTTGTTTAGTGTGGTCTTGGATCTATCAATATCTACTTTTAGTGGTATATTATTATTCTGAAGCAGTTCTGGTGCCTCATACAGAATTTTTAGATTTTGCTTGATGTAATTTTTATCAACAATGTAACCATCAAGATACTGTCCAATCAAATCCATATTATAAAATACGGTATGGGCTTGAGTACCTTTCATGATAAATTTCTGTCCTTGGTAAGCAAATTCATTTACTCCTTGCTGGGCTTCATTTTGTTTTTGATCCAATTCAGTAATTTTTCCAAGTAATCCGCCTGATGGTTTTTCTTTCCTTGCATTATTTTTATCCATCATTTCTTGAACGCCCTCTCCAGACAGTTCTATGGCATCACCAAGCACCCATGTTCGATTGGTTTGTATGCAATTTTTCAGAGTCAGGTCTATTTTATCCCCCTTAAATTCACAATGCAATATGATATCAGCCACTTTTATAGGCTTTTCTTTTATTATTTTCAGCTCCGTTTCATCAAGTTTTCTATAGATGCCATTTTCATTAAGAAAATCTACATCTGCCTTTAAATGCTTGTTGTTAGCTTCAACTTGCGCTTTAAGTGCCTCAATATCCTGGCCGGTCTTTTCGTGAATATATTGAATGGCTTCTTCATCAGGACTGCCTTTTGTGACATCATTCAGCATGTATTTAATCACTTTCTTGGCAAAACGTTCATGATCATGGGTCTTTTCCGGTTTTTGAGCATTAACACTCATCGAACTCATAAAAATGAAAAGAAATAGGGACGGAATTAAAGCTTTGTACCTCATAATAGTTTGGTTTTAAATTCTAGTAATAAGGTAGAACTTTTACCCGTGATAGCTTTTAAATACTTTGTAAACAACAGAATTTCTTTGTAAACAACAATTTTGTAAATAATGTGGATTCACTTTATCAAAGTTTTATTTGAGATAAAGCTGTCACTTGCAAAAAATATCTGTCGTTAGTAAAGAAAAGTTAATTGATATCATTATGAATTGCTAGCTTAAGAACTGTATCCAATCAAATACCAATATGAAAACTAGACACATTTTTAATTTTAATTCATTTTTAAAATTTAGTTTCATCATTTTCTCTCTTTTAGTTTTATCCAATTATTTATATGCGCAACAAAAGAGTCTTTTGATAGAAGGAAACAATATTTGGGTTCGTGATAGGCCCGGTACCGGAGAAGTAGTAATGAAACTCAATGACGGGGATAGTTGTGGATTTGATTTCCCTAGGCAGTTTGAAATTATTAGAGGTACGCCTCATTATTGGTACCCAATTCAATACAAAGGCCAGTATGGTTATGTGTTTGGGTCTCAAACCAATCAAGAGTTTACAGACTTACCATTAAAATCGGCAAATCCTGAGGAACTTTGGGAGCGATTTAAAAACCACTACTTGACCCAAGCTAAAAAGCAAAAAGAAGAATGGGATGACTTTGATTACGAATTTGAGGATAGGGGGAGTTCATTTCAATACAATTTTGTCGAAGAC
Protein-coding sequences here:
- a CDS encoding peptidylprolyl isomerase encodes the protein MKNRNSLVVAFSLLIVMASCQTSKDSVVVFHTKYGDMTAILYEETPRHKENFLELVESGKYDSTIFHRVIENFMVQGGDVNKKEGVEDEDKVSYTIDEEIHPDFWHVKGALAAARQGDNVNPEKKSSGSQFYIVHGQKFTEQDLLQLPEGRLYQQKQMKLRELLGMKKYASVRNEVIEMQKAKDMEGLQNFMETMADSLVEKEFGKLELYEYSDAQIEDYKTIGGAPHLDGEYTVFGKIVEGLNVVDSIAAVRTAAANKPVKDIFMTAEIEKMSKKKITEQYGYEYPKEEK
- a CDS encoding ATP-dependent zinc protease family protein, yielding MKTKKTIGRIDKLDLPELGLEKVQAKIDTGAYTSAIHCSKIHIEKAKDGTDLLVYTISGKRLGQGMKAKKFKTADFKLKRIKSSNGQVQERYVVKTKIKIFNKIYNTEFSLSDRSHMKNPILLGRKLLSGRFVVDVTEENLSYQYHQNGR
- a CDS encoding SDR family oxidoreductase, with product MKILITGSNGLLGQKLVKLIIANGGHELIATARGKNRLPKESGYIFESLDITSEQEVRSVIMNHRPDVIINTAAMTNVDQCETEQEDCWKLNVTAVKHLLKASEACNAFFLQLSTDFIFDGEDGPYTEEAIANPVSYYGESKLAAEQLILESKIDWAIARTVLVYGIAHDMSRSNIILWVKKSLEEGKDIQVVDDQWRTPTLAEDLAKGCLLIAEKKAKGIYNISGDDLLTPYEMAVKTAEFFNLPQTSMTKSDSTKFKQTAKRPPKTGFILDKAKRDLGFKPHSFEEGIQVLAEQIK
- the hemC gene encoding hydroxymethylbilane synthase; protein product: MNIRIGTRGSKLALWQAEYVKTRIEKAGHTAEIKIIQTKGDKILDVAISKIGSKGVFTEEIEAQLEDGNIDIAVHSAKDMQSELPQGFDLIAFTEREKVNDVLVSHKDSIDINDKDNPIVIGTSSTRRIATLKHFYPHIKTVDIRGNLQTRIRKMEEGLCDAILLAYAGVHRMEYDDKIKLELSTQEFIPAVGQGSVAIEVHESIEDDKKQMLRFALNHRNTEYCLRAERAYLRHLQGGCSIPVFGLATLNSNSIEMEAGIISLDGQERISMKLTDETSRAEELGTLIARQILKKGGDKVLKEIREQLSED
- a CDS encoding phosphatidylserine decarboxylase family protein, whose product is MTLHKEGRKILFFSLIIFVGVFFLFEYALDTPTWVNNAVLVALIVLYLVILQFFRSPKFIINKDEKHVLAPADGKVVVIEDTEEQEYFKGKRKQISIFMSPVNVHVNRSPISGVVKFCKYHAGKYLVAWHPKSSTENERTTIVVETANGVEVLFRQIAGAMARRIKWYVNEGDMVEQGGEFGFIKFGSRVDIYLPLDSEVKVNIGDKTKGGRTVIAELKS